One Cyprinus carpio isolate SPL01 chromosome B25, ASM1834038v1, whole genome shotgun sequence genomic region harbors:
- the il17rel gene encoding putative interleukin-17 receptor E-like, whose product MKYLPLLLLLLILQNHRVHLDRIETNQDCAYSCSEGLQCKPRAYSPLSAFHCRNQPVSSAVFNNVKLSNVLACEGRKCSLQLKIATSMNATGDIRGVSVCADSAGMIGHCQIYTFGHVGKGKATGKQVDVKFKCVPVRPGQLVFVTLKTIPNYCKATWTQRHLVPECRHEGIRDEVAECITGKLAYTVDKARNALTVKVTDAPEDTDYNLRLCHKRNVICAGEGAPMKIKPQHLQSSIMLHYSKPLPCLCIEGWPARVDARRVQVCPFKNNLEELWSGITYDFNKEELIWEPQCPVKVSVSLCHADGGKSCQDIGNVFHSEGQKVIFSSVDPHPMLCTKFTTEVGTWIKCPFAKGNFSVWTAKITSKDGQQWAEISTWVKASFSVSVCEMKPPSQCKQMEGNKFQNFSVDKMKHTVFNLSKGSCEVCICIQVQRVDVRFSVPVLQCDLQCSNWCRDPERSQDIEKILLPAFIFLTVILAAVLFGRMTIKDGDKKKTPWTKLTFLRMNQ is encoded by the exons ATGAAATATCTTCCGCTTCTTCTTCTGCTCCTCATCCTCCAGAACCACAGGGTCCATTTGGACAGGATTGAGACGAACCAGGATTGTGCTTATAGTTGTTCTGAG GGTCTACAGTGTAAACCCAGAGCTTACT ctcCACTGTCAGCATTTCACTGCAGGAATCAGCCTGTTAGCAGCGCCGTGTTCAATAATGTGAAGTTGTCTAATGTGTTGGCGTGTGAAGGGAGAAAATGTTCACTCCAGCTTAAAATTGCAACATCAATGAATGCTACCG GTGATATTCGTGGAGTTTCGGTGTGTGCCGACTCTGCAGGGATGATAGGACATTGCCAGATTTACACCTTTGGCCATGTTGGAAAAGGAAAAGCCACAGGGAAAcag GTTGATGTGAAGTTTAAATGTGTTCCTGTTAGACCTGGACAGCTTGTGTTTGTGACACTCAAAACCATTCCCAACTACTGTAAGGCCACGTGGACACAAAGACACCTTGTTCCTG AATGCAGACATGAAGGTATCAGAGATGAAGTTGCAGAGTGCATCA CTGGGAAGCTGGCGTACACTGTAGATAAAGCCAGGAATGCATTAACAGTGAAAGTGACTGATGCTCCAGAGGACACAGACTACAACCTCCGGCTCTGCCATAAACGTAATGTCATTTGTGCCGGGGAAGGGGCTCCTATGAAG ATAAAACCACAACATCTACAGAGTAGCATAATGCTTCATTATTCCAAACCATTACCCTGTTTGTGCATTGAG GGTTGGCCTGCTAGAGTAGATGCAAGGAGAGTTCAAGTGTGTCCATTCAAAAACA ATTTAGAAGAACTGTGGTCTGGGATAACCTATGACTTCAATAAGGAAGAGTTGATCTGGGAGCCGCAGTGTCCAGTCAAAGTGTCAGTTTCTCTGTGCCATGCTGATGGAGGGAAGAGCTGTCAAGACATTGGAAATGTTTTCCATTCAGAGGGACAAAAA GTGATATTCTCTTCCGTGGATCCACACCCAATGCTTTGCACGAag tttaccACTGAAGTGGGGACATGGATAAAGTGTCCTTTTGCCAAAGGAAATTTCTCAG TCTGGACAGCAAAGATTACTTCAAAAGATGGTCAGCAGTGGGCAGAGATTTCAACATGGGTCAAAGCCAGCTTCTCCGTTTCTGTCTGTGAGATGAAACCCCCCTCTCAGTGTAAACAAATGGAGGGAAACAAGTTCCAAAACTTTTCTGTG GACAAAATGAAGCACACAGTTTTCAACTTGTCTAAAGGTTCGTGTGAAGTGTGCATCTGCATCCAG GTCCAGAGGGTAGATGTGCGCTTTTCAGTCCCTGTACTTCAATGCGACTTGCAGTGTT caaattggtgccgtgacccagaGAGAAGTCAGGACATTGAGAAGATTTTATTGCCTGCTTTCATATTTCTGACCGTGATCCTGGCAGCTGTCTTGTTTGGTAGAATGACAATAAAAG ATGGAGACAAGAAGAAAACACCATGGACGAAACTCACATTTCTGAGGATG AATCAGTGA